The following proteins come from a genomic window of Flavobacterium crocinum:
- a CDS encoding L-dopachrome tautomerase-related protein, with product MAKNILSILFLAFALNSGAQKTQHFSLKELPSKSVNELLTRGMISGEKGTIGYFTYKKGAVVPMHQHSNKQYSLITQGSVKVLTEGGEVIVKAGEGIIIPPNVPHSFVSLEDNTIDIDFFSPSRMDWITGSDNYYKDSNQKEPAKWTGEVLTPEIFASLDEAAGNIAFTPQGDLIYSLHPFFNPEIRVKKYDAKTKKSVPFPNLEWNTPRAADDHFLSNVLGVRSDENGIIWMLDMGQRNEVTPKIVGWNTRFNRLERIYYLPQITSKKNTQSNDFVVDTKHGFFIIADEGIGNGGDGSTASLLTVDMNTGITKRILEGHRTTLPENIPIKVDGKILTSGKNNLLVGCDGITADKDFEWLYYSPLNGTKIYRIKIQDLINVQFTDTDLNSKIETYSAKPNNGGLSIDIAGNLYLTAVESHSVSIVLAADRSVHTLASDEKMLWPDGVSYNATDGFMYVSAAQVHLGAAFNNGKNEARAPFYIFRFLPLSKGVSNR from the coding sequence ATGGCAAAAAATATTCTCAGCATTTTATTTTTGGCATTTGCATTAAACAGCGGTGCTCAAAAAACACAGCACTTTTCCTTAAAGGAACTGCCGTCAAAATCTGTTAACGAACTTTTGACCCGGGGGATGATTTCGGGAGAAAAAGGAACTATTGGTTATTTTACTTATAAAAAAGGAGCCGTAGTTCCAATGCATCAGCACAGCAATAAGCAGTATTCCCTGATAACGCAAGGAAGCGTAAAGGTGTTAACTGAAGGCGGGGAAGTTATAGTTAAAGCGGGCGAAGGCATTATAATTCCTCCTAATGTACCTCATAGCTTTGTTTCTCTGGAAGACAATACTATAGATATTGATTTCTTTTCTCCATCCAGAATGGATTGGATTACAGGTTCTGATAATTATTATAAAGATTCCAACCAAAAAGAACCTGCTAAATGGACTGGTGAAGTTTTGACCCCTGAAATATTTGCGTCTTTAGATGAAGCTGCAGGAAACATTGCATTTACGCCTCAGGGAGATCTAATTTATAGTCTGCACCCATTTTTCAATCCGGAAATCCGCGTAAAAAAATATGACGCAAAAACAAAAAAAAGCGTGCCGTTTCCTAATCTGGAGTGGAATACGCCCAGAGCGGCAGACGATCATTTTTTAAGTAATGTGTTAGGTGTCAGAAGTGATGAAAATGGTATTATCTGGATGCTGGATATGGGACAGAGAAATGAGGTAACACCCAAAATTGTAGGATGGAATACTCGTTTTAACCGATTGGAACGCATTTACTATCTTCCGCAAATCACCAGCAAAAAGAATACACAATCTAATGATTTTGTAGTTGACACTAAACACGGCTTTTTTATTATTGCCGACGAAGGTATTGGAAATGGCGGTGATGGAAGCACGGCTTCTCTGTTAACTGTTGATATGAATACTGGAATAACCAAAAGAATTCTGGAAGGACACAGAACGACTCTTCCTGAAAATATTCCGATAAAAGTTGACGGTAAAATATTAACCTCAGGCAAAAACAACTTATTAGTTGGCTGTGACGGCATAACAGCAGATAAAGATTTTGAGTGGCTGTATTATTCACCGTTGAACGGAACTAAGATTTACAGGATCAAAATTCAGGATTTAATTAACGTACAATTTACAGATACTGACCTGAATTCCAAAATTGAAACCTACTCCGCAAAACCAAATAACGGAGGTTTAAGTATCGATATTGCTGGCAATCTGTACCTCACAGCGGTTGAAAGCCACAGTGTCTCCATAGTTTTGGCAGCTGACAGAAGCGTTCATACACTAGCTTCTGATGAAAAAATGCTTTGGCCCGACGGCGTAAGTTATAATGCGACAGATGGATTTATGTATGTCTCTGCAGCACAGGTGCATTTGGGCGCTGCATTTAATAATGGGAAAAATGAAGCCCGAGCTCCATTTTACATATTCAGGTTTCTGCCTTTATC